DNA from Daucus carota subsp. sativus chromosome 1, DH1 v3.0, whole genome shotgun sequence:
TACCAAAAAGAGCTCAGCATTTCAATTATTAGTGAAACAAAGTAGCTATCACAAAATCCCAAAAAATGAGCTTTTGAATAACCAGCCATAGAGTTTCTTTACCCCAAAAACCGAGAAGGGCTTCGACGAATTTTCTATATTCCTCTCGCATTTGAGCTCAATTAGAAAATAATCTTCCCCTTTCTTTGACATAGCAGCCTGCCCATACTTAATGGCGGGCTTATCAACACCTTCGTTCCTCAACTCACGACCAAGTAAAGTCCCGAGTGGAACAAGAGGTGGCCTGGTTTTCACTTCAGTCCGGCTCATCTTACTTTCACTATGTCATATCATCACCTTAATCTCAATTTCAAACCACTATATGCacacaaaagaagaaaaaacacCCCAACTTTTAATTTCAATAAACATTCACAATCACAAACAAAACCCATGGTGATAACAACAATACATCAAAGaaggaataaaaaaaaattgcattttcACATCAAGactaaacaaaaattaaaaaacacatCAATCATCAATTCCACATCAATACTCAAAACTTAACAACCCATCTAAATCTTTCCCAAAAGAAGCCAACTTCTTAGTTCATGAGCATTAAACAAGAAAATCCAATACAACAAGAACatgtcaaattaaaattaaaaagatagcATTTTTACAACAAAAAAACAATACACACATGTTCTATACACATTCTACATTGTTCAAGAACTGGGAAACTAACATATTGCAGCACAAATGAAACCCATACTTACAGAAAGAGGCATCAATGGATCGAAGCTCAAAAAGCACTGAAAACagtaaacaaaaatcttaaaatatagcAAGAAACTGAGCAACAATGATTGCAAAAAAACACCCAGTAAAACAAAGGGAAAGAATGATAAAATGGATGTTGATataatttagtgagaaattcgAGGGTGATTAAGCGAAAATCGCGGGGTTAGGACCAAAGTCTTCCTCATGGACTATtgttactttatttactaatgTCTTTTGTCTTTTACAAGTACAGTAAAGTGGCTTTCTTGTTTCATCGAAAAAAGGCAGCAATTTCAAAAATgacaaatattttctaatatgttAAAATGATGGTGGGGTGGATTTTTTTATAACAATTACGattataaatctaaaaattcttaattgataattgataatataaaaattggtgTATGTCATATTCAATTGCAcacaatcatatataaattaggttatcttaaaaatatgaaaataaaaacattattgTTAAGCCAAGAATTCATGTTAAAgatgtataaaataataatttgtattattgattttatgatttaagaagatatttttgttataaaaaataCGAAAATCATGAAAGGCTTATTAATAATGGAATAGTCAAATTATGTAAAAAGGTGAAATTAGATTTTGTATTTGTCTGAGTACTAGGTGCGGAATATACttttattatgatatataattgttaagaaatatatttagaataaaaattatattttaaaattacaaaaatcttAATTGATCTTGTAAATAAGACTACCAaatacaattatataatattctaaacaaacatcttaaaatataaaataacaaacaCAATTGAAATAAAGAAGTTATTTAAGTTTCAATAAATATGTTTACACTTTCGGTTATAATAACTCAAATGTCctccaattttttatttttattttacaaattagtAAAACACAAGAGGAGAAACCAGCCATTTATCAAAAGGATCACATAGTGTTTGGAAGAATCAAGAGAGCTTCTTCTTGTTCTGCTTGCCATGGCCGCTCAAACCCTAATCCTCTTAAACCCCACCCTCGATTCTCACCGTCGCCACAACTCCACCTCCCCATCTCTCCAAACCCACTTCCCCAAACATATACTTACATCTCGTGTATCTAATCCCCATGTTTTTTTCCCCTTCAGTGAAAAACCCACTTGCCCAATTTCAAGAACATCCAAGATTTTTGCTTTTCCATCAAACACTCAAGACCCAGCTCAGTCTCAGCTCACTGACTCAACTCGCACTGTGGCATCTCTCTTGGCTCTCGCTCTCTCAGTTTCTAGGCTTTTCTCCGAGAAAATCGCAACTTTTTTGGTGAAGATGAAGGGCATTTGTGCAGTTCCTAGTCAAGATGAGCTTTTGGGTATCAAGAATGTGCAGGATAATGTGGTTTGTGCTATGGGGCCTTTGTTTTTCGCAGCAATTAATACGGGCCCGAGGGCATTGAACACACCATTGACAGTTGTGGCAGCTGGAATGTCGAAATGGCTTGAGATTTATAGTGCTGTGTTGATGGTTAGGGTGTTGTTGAGTTGGTTTCCGAATATACCTTGGGATCGTCAGCCATTGTCAGCTATCCGGGACTTGTGTGATCCTTATTTGAATCTTTTTAGGAATATTATTCCTCCGCTTTTCGATACGTTGGATGTTAGTCCACTTTTGGCTTTTGCGGTGTTGGGAGCGCTTGCTGGGGTTCTTGGTGCATCAAACAAGCCTTATTGAGATTAGGGATGGAGTGATGATCGGGTTAAGAAGTTAATGGTTCGGGATGAGGTTTGTAAACTCTTACTATTGTTGTTTAAGATTTCATGGTTTAATTTTAGTGGATGTAATTTTGTTATTAAGTAATCACATAGAACTTGTAAATGCAGTTATGCGAATGCTACTTTCTGTTATGTGCTTATTGTGCACTTGACGTTTCTAGTTTGTTAAACAAGAGAATGTTCAGTAGctttaatatatttatgcatCCATTAGGATGTGATATATCTTTACCTTTCTGTGGGTTATTATTATAAGTTCAGGATAAACTTGGCCCACATATATTTTCCTCATTAAGATTTGCATTAATAAACTTAAAACAATAGATTTAGCAATCCTAGACTTGGCATGGTGTAAAATTTGTACGATAGAGAAGGAAGGGGGCTACAACAGGGTTCCAAGATTTTTGTTTGGCAAAGCTACCTACTGCCTGTCTAAGTCTAACTCTGACTGAAAGATTAATATACAGTATCCTTAAAACCTGATAGAGTTGCAATAAGAACCCAGATAATGCTGCCTATTCCAATCATATATATACCCTTATTTTCTTTCTTAGTTTCGGCACTTTTTCAGACCTGCTGAAAGGAGTGGAAGTTAGGCCTGAGGATGAAATGAAGTTTCGTTGTTTACGGTTTAAGTAGATAATTAGACTAGTACCAAATGATTCTTTCCAttctttttcagttttttttttgcctAATACTCCAGTTCTTGGGAATTTTGACATGAACTTTGATTGAGTCTACATTTGTGATGATACATTAGCATAGGAATATTTTGACACCAAAGAAATTTTTCGGTTTAGTCAAATTATAGCTGTCTGAAGTCCAGGCTAGTTATGATATGTTAGTATATCTCCAAGTAGCAACTCTTGCCTGATGGAGTATATATGTGGCCAGATGCATACATGTTAAGAGAAAAAAGATGGGGTACATGGAATGTCATTTCCCATGTATCCTATATATGGAGTATGGACCCTTGAATCAGATTCCTTCACACTATGTTAATAGTTACCCCAACTCTTCAGTTTGTTTCAAGTACCCGTGTTGGACACTCGACACTTGGACAGGGATTCAACACTTATTTTATGccaaaaatgttaaattttcaaaatattgttgAGTCAGACGCTCGGACACGTATCCATTTTGGACACTTTTAAGCAAGTCCGGGATGATTCGACGAAGACCCCCATTTTAATTCCTTTTTTTAGTTAAACATTATAGGACAATATTGCTgctttgatgatgatgataagaaTTGCTTTGTTTctctttttccctttttttgGTGCTACAATTGGTCTCTTGTTATATAGACTTGTCTCTAATCTCAAGAAGTTGGCCTCTACACTTCATATCTTTTAGTCTTTCAGACCTTGATTTTTTGTCATCTTAATATTCTTTAAGATTTCTGGGTCGCCAAATTTGGTGGATAGGATTGTATATCAGTTCCCACGGTGATCGGGATGAGAAGGAATTGTGATCAGCGACGAGAAATCTGGTTTACCTTTACATGGCATGACTCACAAATTGTAACATTGGACTGAATAGCTTTTAGCATTTAGGAGAGGGGTTAGACTATTTTAACATATGATGTCCTGGTGGTTAGAGCTGTTGACTGAGTTGTATGAGGTCACCACAACCTGATGTTTGGCTTTCAGTATGTCAACTCTTATTCATTGTTTGATCACAATTGGGATATGGAAAGTATTAGGGTGTTTTCTACGTGGTAGTACGATAGAAATAAAGGTATAATCTAACCAACCCTGGAGCAGACATCCAAGCACTAAGCTACATGAAGGACGTAGCCCATTTGTTGTGCCTTTGTTGCCTAGGCTACCTAATTATGTGGGTACTCTCCCAGTATCACATCTCATTTGTTTGCTTGATATAGTAATTAAAAGCACCTGTGTCGTATATGATCTGATAATACGCAACACGTATAAAATACTTGCCTATTTATGCCAGACTTTCCCCTTACCGTTTATAATAGACAAACTTTCTTCATTTGAAGTATTAGTTCACCACACTTGggttttttctaataaaaaacacATGATATCCTTGTCCTCCCTCCCTTGGTCTTGCTTGAGGTGCAGCTTCACACTTCTGCGCTCCATCCTAAGCCTGATACTTCATTACTAAATGTATACCGACTTCCCTTGGCTTGACTTGCTGTTTTATGAGAACTGTATCAGAAGCCTCATGCACTCTTACAGCTTTGTCCTTCCATTCTGGCTATTGATACCAGCTGGTGAACCCTAGATATATAGTGCAGTACCGGAGTACAGATCCTACccttgattttttattttttttggcatTCACTAGTAGTTTACCGAGTTCAAATCTCTATTTCATAGTTGCATCTGCAGGAGATCAGTAATCAGAACATAAATAGTccatattcaaatttcaatgtAGTGTACTACTGTTTTCCATGTTCAAAAGATCGCCGAGTCCTTTACTGCCATTtgtatgctttaaaaattaATCCTTGGAAAAATTTCAAAGAAGATTTTTGGCACGGGAAAGTAGAATAAGATGCTGGCCAGACCTGGTGTTAAATATTGAGCAACTTTTAGTATCATGTAAGATAGAGCATTATTCAGTTTGGTTTTTGGATGAAACTATGACAATACATCTTCGATGTTAGAAATCGAAAATCGGGAGCCAAAACGCGTTGGACTTTGATTTTTGATTCGGTTTGGTTGTTGGtacggttttttttttttttttttttttttgaactggGAAATTTCCATTAACTCATCAAAGCATCATACATAATACTCTCCAACACTAATTGTGGAGGAGAAGGAAAAACATTAGAGCAATTAACCTCACAAGGAACCCTTGCTAACATATGAGCTACTTTGTTGGCTTGCTTTTTAATAAACGCTATAGAGATATCCGGGCGATCACTGATTAGTATCCGACTTTCGTATAGCAGATTTCCCACCTCATGATAGTTTGTTGTACCCTGAAGAATGGCCTGAACTGTGAGTAGCGAATCACTTTCAATTTCCACATTTGAAATTCCCAGATCATGCACCCACCTAATAGCCTCCAGTACACCGTAAGCTTCTGCTTCGAAAACTGAAATCTCTCCTTCTCTTCGAAGATTGCGTGCGTTACAGAACCCACCTAAATGATCTCGCAGAACCATTCCAATGGCAAAGCTAGAAGCTCCTGAGACCACTGATGCATCCACGTTAACTTTAAGCTTTCCTGTAGCTGGAGCATTCCATAGCGCTAATTCTGGTCGATGACTTGGCATACCTATGACATCGTTACTCGACCTCACAACCTGCACTTCCTGCCATTGCCTCACCTGGTTTATGCTCCATTGCATTGCATTCTCCGGagttacttttttattttcccAGACTAACATGTTCCTCGCCGACCAAATCCCCCATAGCACTATTGCTACTTGCACCATTTTCTCACCATCCTCTTCAGCTAATCTTTGCAGCAACCATTCAGAACATGATTCTGCTGATGATGTATCAAACTCTAAACCCAGTAAATTCCAGCACCTCTTAGCAAAAGAACAATCCAAGAAAATATGTAAAAGATGCTCGATATCATTCAAGCACAGTGGACATATGATAGCCGTTTGAACACCCTTTCCTCTCAGCTGGTAACGGACAGGCAGATTACTTCTGCATATACGCCACAAGAAGACTCGAAATTTGTGAGGAATCGCCAACTTCCATAGCTTCACCCATCCTGGACTACATGGTACTCTTTGACGCTCACTATTTTGATCATGCCAAAATTTATACCCAGATTTCACTGAATACTTGCCATCATTGGTGAAATTCCAAGCAATGCGATCTGGAACCTGGTTTCTTGGGATCGGTATAGCCAAAAAAATTTTGGCGTCATAATTTGTAACTAAATTATGAACCTTAGAAATATCCCACTGCTTCTCACCAGGAATGAACAGCTCACATACTTTCGTTCCACTTGCTATGCCAGTATACGTGTTATCGACCATGTAATTCTCTTTCCCCCTGACCCACGGATCCTCAAAAATCCTAATATCTTCCCCGTCACCCAATACCCACTTAAAGCCTTTTTTAAGAGCCTCCTTGGCTTGCCACAATCCTGACCAGATGAAACTTACGCCTCCTCCTCTACTTGCATCAAACAAATGCGTATTAGCAAAGTACCTGGCCTTATAAATCCTTGCAACTAGAGAATTCGGATTGCTTAGGAAGTTCCAACATTGTTTACCTAACAAGGCTAAATTGAACCCATACAAATCTCTGAAACCCAGACCACCCGAtcccttagagcaagtccaatgctagatgctatatatctattgctattgctataatatagcaccaaaaagtgttttttggtgctaaaataaaacttgcactccaatgctaagttctataactagtttcaaatttaaccaactcatcaacttttacctaacttatatataaaaccaactcattaacttttacctaactcatgaactcattaactagtttccaattttccttggtttcaaatatagaaccaaggatgcatctaagcatggatgcatccaaatatagcactcctttggagttgagtttttttacttttgaagctataatatagcaatagaaccaagtatagcattgcattggagttgctcttagacATGCTCATGTTTGTCCATGATAACCATCGAATGCCTTTCCTCTCGTTATCTTTCGAACCCCACCAAAAACTATTCATCATTCTTTCCAGTTCTTTACACAAGGATTTGGGAAGCATGAAACACGACATTGCGTAGGACGGAACAGCTTGAGCTACATTACGGAGCAGAACAGCTTTTCCTGCTTTAGAAAGACATTTCGAGCTCCACCCTTGAATCTTTCTCCAGAGACGATCTTTTAGGAAATTAAATACCTGTTTCTTGGACCTACCAATCAGAGAGGGAAGGCCTAGATAGCGTCCTGAGCTAAGATCATTATGAACCTCCAACATGTTTTTAATCTCCTCTTGTTTGTCCACCCTTACATTAGCACTGAAGTAAATACCCGACTTCTGAAAATTGATTGCTTGGCCTGAGCATAATTCATACTTCTGCAAGATTGTCTTAATCTCTCTTGTTTCCTCCATTGTAGCTTTACAGAACAAGAAGCTATCATCTGCAAACAAAAGATGCGTAACGGATGGTGCTTGCACATGAATTTTGCACCCTGAGAGTTTCCCTTCttcaactgaattcctgatagAACGAGAGAGACCTTCTACGCACAGTAAAAAAAGATAAGGCGACAATGGGTCACCTTGCCGGAGGCCTCGAGTCGGTGAGATTGGACCAATCTGCTCGCCATTAAAATTTACTGAATAAGAGACTGTGGAGATGCATAACATTATCCAGTCTATCCATTTTCTAGAGAATCCCATTTGAATCATTTGATACTGCAAGAAAGACCAGTCCACTCTATCATAAGCTTTACTAACATCCAGCTTTAAAGCTACTTCTCCTTTATTCCCACCTTTTTTTTGCTTCATGTAATGCAACACTTCAAACGCGACCAAGACATTATCAGTAATGCTTCTGCCTCTGCCTGGTACAAACGCAGATATgagaaacaaataaataaatatgagaaATGGTCGTAAAAGCTCCGAACATAGTGAGTTTGTTCAACACCTCTACAGGCATGAACTATCTAGATTTACACAAATTCAAAACAAACATCcaacaaataggctaaacaatgaagattaaTACAATGCCAACAAGACATTAAcagagaaaatattaaaaagtttgatgtctAACCAATAAACAACTGCCATTAAGCGCACACTGGAACACCGGTTTAAAGATGAGGTGAAAGCTTGCAGGCTTGCGCAACAACTTAATCTTGCGTAATTacccaataaaaataataatctttttttgGTAACAGTTACTAATATTCTTGTTGCTTGGGAACTCTAGCATACATTTTAAGTCATAATATTCCGATAGCAATTAGCAAGACAGGATAACAAGTTCCGAAAGTGATGCAAGTAGCCTGCAATGCTGCATTATTTCGTTCCGGGACATTGCTTATAACCTAAAATTGTACATGTACATTAgctataaaaaattacataaactcaatttatatattaaatagttatCAGTTCGCTTCAGTTTGTATTTAAAAAGGGAACCCCGATCATTTAAACTGTTTGGTTTGTGAATTTTTCGGTTACGGTTCGGCTTGATTCtatataattcaatttttaccGGTTTTTATCGATTTCAGCAtgattttaggaaaaaaaatttcaGACTTCTTGCTTACCTCAGGTCTTCTCCTCTCGGGAGAATTTTCGCTTAGGCAAAcgtttcaaatttgaaatttggttaACTGACAGCTTTTGTTGACTAGAGAAGTATAATTAGTACTAGTAGATTGCAACTCCTGGAACAGATGATACATAGTTACTACTACCAGCAGAGGCTTTCGAGGGCGAGTGGTCTTCTGTGGGATGTTCGGAGTGATGTTTCATTACGTTAAAGACGGTTTTGATTATATGGAAAATAATGCTGGTCCAAAATATACGCCTAATTTATTGCAATGTAGTGTGACGTTAGTAGTATGAAAATTGAGATTTCATAGCACTCCGTGTAGTTTTTTGTGGCCAATATGATTGATGAAGTTTTGACCTGGAAATGAGTTTAATCTTCTCAATAATGAGTTATTGTTATCTTCAATTAGACTTGTCCAAACGGTAGTGGTGGGCGATGGATTCTGGTGAAAAGTTGTCTCATACGTGGAATGTTAAATCACTTGTTGGAAAAAATTTAAAGGTATCTTCAGGATATATTCTTCCCAAATAAACCgtgaatatcaaaatattaaggGCAAACCCAGATCCAAATTTGGGGCTGATTATTCCAAATTCTCCTCCAGCAGTGATccaaaaagtgatccaaatttggatcagtgaatagtactgatccaaatttggatcaccattGTTCActaatccaaatttggatcacctactttattataaaataatgattttgttatttctatatcTTTCGTTTATCGAGTTTAAAATGaatttatgattattaatatttaattaataatagtttataactaataattaataaaattaatgttttagtaaaaaaaatagaataataggaaagcaaatttcattgaaatttaaaaaaagagtacaatgcatgcataaaataaaaagtacataaaatgcataaaataaaattacaataccgggaaatgactagaaaacattacgataaatataaaatttgatttagtcGAACTGATTATTATTGCTTCCTCCGAGATAATCAATTTATTGTCCGTAGCTATTCATATCATTTGGAAATACTTGAGCTTCATCTTCATTTCCttgattttgagatactttgatcgatttttaaaaaaataattaaattaatcaattaaatataatatgagtagttaataatgattaaaaattaaatttaagattaaatagtttaatataaaatttatgtaatataatatacaaaaagtaatttggatcaaaatttggatcacgctgttggagttggtcagaaatttggatcagaatttggattagtttgtgatccaaatttggatttttagaTCACAGCCGCTGGAGATGGCctaataacaaatatttttttctcatcattaAAATAactttagatgattattattttgttataatatcATGTTGGAATTGCATAGTTTTTAACGattcttgaaattaaaaaattatatattttatctttaatttatcaattaaactgtattattatatttgataaaaatatttatgtacttCATATGGCCCTTATATATGTTTTTCCCAACTGCTTAACACGCGTGCATGTAAAGTAtaagtttataaatttttttaaaaatttattgttctatataaaaaattaaatattaaatttttattcagaagaaaatttaaaataatttatcaaattgtattttataagaatttaaaatgtgtgccaagtTCCTGTCCTCAATGTAAATAATTGAGAACAATAAAAAGAATATGCATTtgaaaagaatatatacatttgTAACGAACCGTACAAAATAGTTcgtagagcatctccaatggtgttggctataatcgttggttaGATTCATTACTAGATTCATTCGTGACAATCAACACTGTTTAGGTGAGTTTCATGTGAAGAAGACCATGAGCTaaggtattatatttttattatatcacGTACTGTTTTATTTATTGTGCATTAAGTCGGGGGTTTCACGGAAACATTTTCTCTACTTTAAAGTAGGGCATGGCTGCATACATCTTACCCTCTTCAGACCcgatatactgagtatgtttggtttggtttactAATATTCTTATTGCTCGGGAACTCTAGCATACATTTCAAGTCATATTATTCCGATAGCAATTAGCAAGACAGGATAACAAGTAGCCTGCAGTGCTGCATTCTTCGTTCCGGAACattgcttataagttataacctaAAATTGTACATGTATTTATTAactataaaaaatacataaaaatatataatttatatattaaatttaatgatCAGTTCGCTTCAGTATGTACTTAAAAACGGAACCCCAATCATTTGAAACGGTTTGATTTGTGAATTTTTCGGTTACAGCTCAGTTCGATTCCGTATGATTTAATTTCTACCGATTTTCATCGATTTTAGCACGgttttaggatttttttttttttttttcggctTCTTGCTTACCTCTACGGTGTTCTCCTCCCGGGAGAATTTTCGCTTGGGCAAAcgtttcaaatttgaaattgcCGTAATTGACGGCTTTTGTTGACTGAAGAAGTTTAATTAGTAGTAGTAATAGTTTCCAACTCCTGGAACAAATGAATAATGATACATTAGTTACTTTAAAGCAGAAGCTTTCGAGTCCGAGTAGTCTTCTGTGGGATATTCGGAGTGATGTTTCTTTACGTTAAAGACGGTTTTGATTATATGGAAAATAATGCTGGTCCAAAATATACGCCTAATTTATTGCAATGTAGtgacgttttttttttttttaatgcaggcttatatgctttacaacttagtatctgttctaataattttggatgagccagagtcgaacccgggtatCCGGGGACAACAGAgaataaacccaccacttgggctatccaatcgtgctcgcAATGTACGTTAGTAGTATGAAAATTGAGATTTCATCGCACTCCACGTAGTAGAATTTTTTGGCCAGTATGATTGATAAAATTTTGACCTGGAAATGAGTTTAATCTTCTATCTTCAATTAGGCTTGTCCAAACGGTAGTGGTGGGCGATGGATTGAAGATTCTGGTGAAAAGTTGTCTCATACGTGGAATGTTAAATCACTTGTTGGCGAAATTTTAAAGGTATCTTCAGGATATATTCTTCACAAATAAACCgtgaatatcaaaatattaataacaaatatttttttctcatcGCTAATTTACAAATAACACATTTTTGCTCAAGCGGTTATGCAATAAAATAactttagatgattattattttgttataatatcATGTTGGAATTGCATAGTTTTTAACGATTCTtggaattaaaaatttatatattttatctttaatttatcaattaaaatgtattattatatttgataaaaaactTGTATACTTCATACGTCCCTCACATATTTTTTTCCCAACTGCCTAACACGCGTGCATGTAAAGTATGGGTTCataaatttcttttaaaatttattgttcaatataaaaatttaaatgttaaatttttattcagaagaaaatttaaaataatttatcaaattgtattttataagaatttaaaatgtgtgccaagcTCCGGTCCTCAATATAAATAACAGAGAACAACAAAAAGAATATACAtttgaaaagaatatatatatatttgtaacgATGCGGATCATATAAAATAGTTCGTTAGAACATCTTttggctataatcgttagcTAAATTAGACCCgcaagatattatgtaaaattagcTGAATACGTAAGATATTGTGTTTCAATTGTATTagctatattggttgactataatttaaaaataatatgttattaatattcgtgttgttataaatagaatatatcagtttaatatgataattaacTATTTTGTAA
Protein-coding regions in this window:
- the LOC108208677 gene encoding ylmG homolog protein 1-2, chloroplastic, whose protein sequence is MAAQTLILLNPTLDSHRRHNSTSPSLQTHFPKHILTSRVSNPHVFFPFSEKPTCPISRTSKIFAFPSNTQDPAQSQLTDSTRTVASLLALALSVSRLFSEKIATFLVKMKGICAVPSQDELLGIKNVQDNVVCAMGPLFFAAINTGPRALNTPLTVVAAGMSKWLEIYSAVLMVRVLLSWFPNIPWDRQPLSAIRDLCDPYLNLFRNIIPPLFDTLDVSPLLAFAVLGALAGVLGASNKPY